One genomic segment of Clostridium saccharoperbutylacetonicum N1-4(HMT) includes these proteins:
- a CDS encoding response regulator transcription factor has product MLEEKKVIIVDDENKIVEVIKSYLEKEGAIVFEAYDGNQALEVFERINPDLIVLDLMLPDMTGEEICNIVRKKSRVPIIMLTAKIDEKSIISGLHMGADDYITKPFSPRELIARIYAIFRRLNEEVVPLSNEISFNDNDLVFDMLKKEIRKNGENIALTSRQYKILMTLLKYPNKTFTREELISNALGDDYDGYDRNVDTHVKNIRQKIETNPKDPQYIITVHGTGYRFGGKFNEEKS; this is encoded by the coding sequence ATGTTGGAAGAAAAAAAGGTTATTATAGTAGATGATGAGAATAAGATAGTTGAAGTTATAAAATCATATCTAGAGAAGGAAGGTGCAATTGTATTTGAAGCATATGATGGTAATCAAGCATTAGAGGTGTTTGAAAGGATTAATCCAGATTTAATAGTTCTAGATCTAATGTTGCCAGATATGACAGGTGAAGAAATCTGCAACATAGTTAGAAAAAAATCTAGAGTACCAATTATAATGCTTACAGCAAAAATTGATGAAAAGAGTATAATTTCTGGATTACATATGGGAGCTGATGATTACATAACTAAACCTTTTAGTCCAAGAGAACTTATAGCAAGAATATATGCTATATTTAGAAGACTTAATGAAGAAGTTGTACCTTTATCTAATGAAATTTCGTTTAATGATAATGATTTGGTATTTGATATGTTAAAGAAAGAAATACGGAAAAATGGAGAGAATATAGCGCTTACCTCAAGGCAATATAAAATATTGATGACCTTACTTAAGTATCCTAACAAGACTTTTACAAGGGAAGAGCTTATAAGTAATGCACTTGGAGATGACTATGATGGATATGATCGTAATGTAGATACTCATGTTAAAAATATAAGACAAAAGATTGAAACCAATCCTAAGGATCCACAGTATATAATTACTGTCCATGGAACAGGCTATAGGTTTGGAGGAAAATTTAATGAAGAAAAATCTTAG
- a CDS encoding sensor histidine kinase, translating to MKKNLRTRLSLSYIFITMICVALISILSHFFLVNQFKNYVIQERERDNKIIVAAISREYSANFNIEAIQSIGAGAIENGLFITVKDASNKVIWDAETYNNIKCEEVKNRLISTMQKIFPTWESEYSKDEYPIINDSSKVGTISIGHYGPFYYDENDIMYSKTLNKILIGVGAASLLFALILGLIMAEGLSRPILKVINIAEMISKGDYSQKIEKKSNVEEIDKLTSTINSLGYSLNEQEKLRQRLARDVSHELRTPLSTLQSHMEALIDGIWEPTPERLISCHEEILRLNRLVGDLEKLAQYESENLVLNKTEFNIGEAVKNIVLNFEKEFLNKGVSLIFHEKDILAYLDKDKISQVVVNLISNALKYTQKDGKVEVNITEDNNFLELSVKDTGIGISQDDLPYVFERFYRADESRHKLTGGAGIGLTISKSIVEAHGGNITVDSMIGKGANFVVKIAKVV from the coding sequence ATGAAGAAAAATCTTAGAACCAGACTTTCGCTTTCATACATATTTATAACAATGATTTGCGTGGCACTCATTAGTATCCTTTCACACTTCTTTCTTGTAAATCAATTTAAAAATTATGTTATTCAAGAACGTGAAAGAGATAATAAAATTATTGTTGCAGCTATAAGTCGTGAGTATAGTGCAAATTTCAATATTGAGGCAATTCAAAGTATTGGTGCTGGCGCAATTGAAAATGGATTATTTATCACTGTAAAAGATGCGTCAAATAAAGTAATATGGGATGCTGAAACTTATAATAATATTAAATGTGAAGAAGTTAAAAATCGTTTAATTAGTACAATGCAAAAGATTTTTCCAACCTGGGAAAGCGAGTATTCTAAAGATGAATATCCAATAATAAATGATTCTAGTAAAGTAGGAACTATAAGTATAGGTCATTATGGTCCTTTTTATTATGACGAAAATGATATAATGTATTCAAAAACACTTAATAAAATACTTATAGGTGTTGGAGCAGCTTCTTTATTATTTGCATTAATATTAGGTTTAATAATGGCAGAAGGATTAAGCAGACCAATTTTAAAGGTTATAAATATAGCAGAGATGATTTCAAAAGGGGATTATAGTCAAAAGATTGAGAAGAAATCAAATGTTGAGGAGATAGACAAACTAACTTCCACCATTAATAGTCTTGGATATTCTCTTAATGAACAGGAAAAATTAAGGCAAAGACTAGCAAGAGACGTTTCCCATGAACTTAGAACCCCACTTTCTACTCTTCAAAGTCATATGGAAGCACTGATAGATGGAATATGGGAGCCAACCCCAGAAAGGCTTATAAGCTGCCATGAAGAGATACTAAGACTTAATCGTCTTGTAGGAGATTTGGAAAAGTTAGCACAATATGAAAGTGAAAATCTCGTTTTAAATAAGACTGAGTTTAATATTGGTGAGGCTGTTAAAAATATAGTTCTAAATTTCGAAAAAGAATTTTTAAATAAAGGTGTATCTTTAATTTTTCATGAGAAAGATATTCTTGCATATTTAGATAAAGATAAAATAAGTCAAGTTGTAGTTAATCTAATATCTAATGCCTTAAAATATACTCAGAAAGATGGCAAAGTGGAGGTTAATATAACTGAAGATAATAATTTTCTTGAACTAAGTGTTAAGGATACAGGGATAGGAATATCACAAGATGATTTACCTTATGTATTTGAGAGATTTTATAGAGCAGATGAGTCGAGACATAAATTAACAGGTGGAGCAGGGATAGGACTTACGATTTCTAAGTCTATAGTTGAAGCACATGGCGGAAATATAACAGTAGATAGCATGATTGGAAAAGGGGCTAATTTTGTAGTAAAAATAGCGAAAGTAGTATAA
- a CDS encoding NAD(P)H-dependent oxidoreductase, with protein sequence MNHLVVFAHPNPKSFCKGIVDSIEKASKEKGDNIAVRNLYEIGFDPILKPTDFEALQSGKLSEDIKTEQEHIKWADVITFVYPVWWVSVPAILKGYVDRVFSYGFAYESVDGAPRGLLNGKKALLFCTTGSPNEYYAQNGMHNSMKQTTDDGIFNFSGIEVISHTFFGAVPSVPDETRKEYLREVEKIIKEKI encoded by the coding sequence AAAGGAATAGTTGACAGTATAGAGAAAGCATCAAAAGAAAAAGGAGATAATATTGCTGTTAGAAATCTTTATGAAATAGGATTTGACCCTATTCTTAAACCGACTGATTTTGAGGCTTTGCAAAGTGGAAAACTGTCTGAAGATATAAAAACAGAACAAGAACACATCAAATGGGCAGATGTTATTACATTTGTATATCCTGTCTGGTGGGTTAGCGTTCCAGCAATATTAAAAGGATACGTTGATAGAGTCTTTTCTTATGGATTTGCTTATGAAAGTGTAGATGGAGCTCCAAGAGGTCTATTAAATGGGAAAAAAGCATTATTATTTTGTACTACAGGTAGTCCTAATGAATATTATGCTCAAAATGGAATGCATAATTCAATGAAACAAACTACTGATGATGGTATATTCAATTTCAGTGGAATAGAAGTGATTAGTCATACATTCTTTGGTGCAGTTCCCTCTGTCCCTGATGAAACTCGCAAGGAGTACTTAAGAGAAGTAGAAAAGATAATAAAAGAAAAAATATAG
- a CDS encoding polyprenyl synthetase family protein, translating into MSSFIEAKKAISKELNEVEVILKNIGKDISSDSTEEVFKYFFKVPGKYLRPSLVILSAKAIKPEMTAEERIQLINLCVAIELIHSASLVHDDIIDNDLFRRGQKTLNNIFGRKVAVLAGDAFYAKAFSILLKLQTKDAEEVITEVIEKMCIAEIEQAQNYEISKQDYLNIIEGKTASFMAACCKLGAKTVKGKEEEITALENYGLNLGMVYQIIDDCIDGDPSASNNITALNAKEFALKAKEEIEDLEPSIYKDCLNGLLNYVIESSNRKIKND; encoded by the coding sequence ATGTCAAGTTTTATAGAAGCAAAAAAGGCAATAAGTAAAGAGCTCAATGAAGTTGAGGTGATTTTAAAAAACATTGGAAAAGATATTAGTTCAGATTCAACAGAAGAGGTATTTAAATATTTTTTTAAAGTTCCAGGAAAGTATCTTCGGCCGAGTTTGGTAATACTTTCAGCTAAAGCTATAAAACCTGAAATGACTGCAGAGGAAAGAATACAATTAATTAATTTATGTGTAGCAATTGAACTAATACATAGTGCAAGTTTAGTACACGACGATATAATTGACAATGATTTATTTCGCCGTGGTCAAAAAACTTTAAATAATATATTTGGTAGAAAGGTAGCAGTTCTGGCAGGAGATGCTTTTTATGCTAAGGCATTTTCAATATTATTAAAATTGCAAACAAAAGATGCAGAAGAGGTTATTACAGAAGTTATTGAAAAAATGTGCATTGCAGAAATCGAACAAGCACAAAATTATGAAATTTCAAAGCAGGATTATCTCAATATAATAGAAGGAAAAACAGCATCATTTATGGCTGCTTGCTGTAAACTTGGAGCCAAAACAGTTAAAGGAAAAGAAGAAGAAATTACAGCTTTAGAAAATTACGGATTAAATTTAGGAATGGTATATCAAATAATTGATGATTGCATAGACGGTGATCCTAGCGCAAGTAATAATATCACAGCTCTTAATGCTAAAGAATTTGCTTTAAAAGCTAAAGAAGAAATTGAAGATTTAGAACCTTCAATTTATAAGGATTGCTTAAATGGTCTTTTAAATTATGTGATTGAATCGTCTAATAGGAAAATAAAAAATGATTAA